One window from the genome of Gimesia aquarii encodes:
- a CDS encoding DUF971 domain-containing protein, giving the protein MELFLTELKIVDDSALLIEWNDGLRRRYEFSQLRTACPCAACRHSKSEEPADPMKLPLLSPSEIEPIKITQMVPAGNYAYRITFSDGHNTGLFTFELLRELGNTVE; this is encoded by the coding sequence ATGGAGCTTTTCCTTACAGAATTAAAGATTGTTGACGACAGTGCCTTACTCATTGAATGGAATGATGGTCTACGACGGCGTTATGAATTTTCGCAGTTACGTACTGCATGCCCTTGTGCCGCTTGCCGGCATAGTAAGTCTGAGGAACCTGCAGATCCTATGAAGCTTCCCCTGCTTTCACCCAGTGAGATTGAACCTATCAAAATTACACAAATGGTTCCCGCTGGTAATTACGCTTACCGGATCACCTTCAGTGATGGACACAATACAGGACTTTTTACCTTTGAACTTTTGAGGGAACTGGGTAACACTGTTGAGTAG